gatatgtggctccgggattgctttctcgcggaCATATTCTGGCTACAACGCTCTAGCCCCTTCCATCCATGGAGTCACCTTCCCACTGATGCGGCGGCTCTCCAGATCTTCAAGGCTTTGACTTCTTGGTCGCTGGGACAACAACTCTTGCCACTTTTGTATTGATCCATGGGTTGATGGGAAATCTATCGCAGAGATGGTTCCGTTGGTCTGCGCCTGTGTTCCTAAACATAGGCGTCAGGCCGACACTGTATGCCAGAGGCTGACCTGTGCACCTGGGTGCATGATATTCATGGTGCTCTTGGACTTAGCGCCCTGGTGcaatatgtggcactttggctgacCGACGGGTCGAACATGCTTCAGTGGCATTGAATAGATTTCGGTACCTATCCTAACAAATCATGCTACCTTGCACTCTCCCGAGGCTCGATAACGGACCCCCACTGGCGCTTCACTTGGAAGACTTGGGGTCCTCTCTGTATCAAGGTGTTCACTTGACTCACCCTACAAGACCGTTGCTAGAAGGCGGACTGTCTTGCTCGACGTGGCCTTCCCCATGAAGAGTGGTGTGTGCTACGTGATCAGGTTCCTAAGGATATGTAGGCATGAATCACCTTCTCGCCAGCTGCCCATTTTCTTGCCAGGTCTCGCATAAGGCGCTTTTCTGGTGCTGATCCACGGCCACACTGCCATGTCCGGTGATGAGCTTCTTTGACTAGAGGACGACTTCCTGCTCGCATGTCCCTACCGAGCATCACCGAAGCCTCTCCTCCATCGTCATGCTCATGGCATGGCCCATTTGGAGATATTGTAAGGGGTGCATCTTCAACGGGCAGCAACCCTTCGCCTCTCGTCTTGTCCACGACATCCAGGATGAGGCCCATCTTGGGCCAAAGCCAGTGCCACTGCGATGATCAACTTCTTTTCGGATATGTAATCTTTCTTGTTGTTGGGGCTGAGCATCACCATTCTTTCTGCTCGAGTCATTGTGCACATGTCATGCCACTATAATTCCGTAGGGAGGGAGCACATGTTGCATGATGCAACAACCATTGTAATTTTCCACTCTCCTTCTATTAATGAtctatttttcttattaatttacaGAAATAATGCATGGTTTAGATATATTACACAAATAATACGGCGTCGTCTTGGGGCAAGATGACTGGAACTAATCGTCCTCCTGTAAGATGATTAGTCCTAGTCGTCCTCCCTCAAGATGATTAACACTAGTCGTCCTCCCTCAAGATGATTGGAACTAGTCATCTTCCCTCAAGATGATTGGAACTAGTCATCCTCCCTTAAGATGATTGGTTCTGACTTATGTTGTTGCTTCTTCCATCTTCGATGCAACTTGAGAAGTTCTTTCCGTATCTCATCAAAGTTCCTTACAGGCCACCCGCACCTACTTAATGTGTGACCCAACTCATTCAATATGGTGTCACTACTTATGAGTTCGTCCTGTTGAACTATCCTATTGTCTATCTTGAAATTGTTGGCTAACCTCAGAAGACATTTCGACATACTTGGGTGgaaactacgatcgaaaggataatcGGACATCTTGACGAGANNNNNNNNNNNNNNNNNNNNNNNNNNNNNNNNNNNNNNNNNNNNNNNNNNNNNNNNNNNNNNNNNNNNNNNNNNNNNNNNNNNNNNNNNNNNNNNNNNNNNNNNNNNNNNNNNNNNNNNNNNNNNNNNNNNNNNNNNNNNNNNNNNNNNNNNNNNNNNNNNNNNNNNNNNNNNNNNNNNNNNNNNNNNNNNNNNNNNNNNNNNNNNNNNNNNNNNNNNNNNNNNNNNNAGAAAGATGGCGGGAAAGAAGATGTCGGGAATAGAAGGGTTAGCGGGAAAGAAGATGGCGGAAAAGGGATGGCGAGAACGAAGTTGGCGGGAAAGGCGGGGTTGGCAGGAAAGAAGCTGGCGGGAAAGGGTTGGTGGGAACATATTATGAAAAAGTGTTGCAAAAAATTAGTCCAGGCTGGAGTGAGGGCCAATCATCTAGAGGAAGGATGACAAGTTACAATCATCTCGAGGGAAGACGACTAGCTCCAATCATCTTGAGAGAGGACGACTAGGACTAATCATCTTACATGACGACGCCGTATTATTTGTGCAATATATCTAAAACCGTGCATTATTCTGTAAATTAATAAAAAAAAGGTACTATTTTAAAAAATAGCTCTATCAATGGGAAATGCGCAAGCTTTGCATATTCGAAAAAAGAAGTGATGAAGTCTTCTGTGTTGTGTGCAGTGTGCCGAAGCCTGGTGCCacttcctccgtttcaaaatatagtgTTTTCTCTATtctcgtgcttcaactttgaccataaatttaaccaatgagaccgactgtggcgggagcaaaagttataccagtgaatttgtattcaaaagaagttttaaattctataattttttctcccaccgcagtcggtctcgttggctaaatttatggtcaaagttggacctcgaaaagcgcgggcgcactatattttgaaatggagggagtatgattgaGGCAGCTTCCTTTTCATTTTCGTGCTCCATGCTCCGACAATAAACACACATTTGCTTGTGCAGAAGTGCAGAATGATGGTATATAGATAAATAAGTAAATATACTCCACGAAGATGCAGGCCAAATTTTGGCAAACAAAATCGAAATTTTAGTCAAGTCTCGAAATACTACAAAATGAAAACACTATGCTGGTCACTCAAACGTGAATTTTCAGTTATGATGCCCAACCAAAAAAGGCGGTCAATGCTAAGATTAGCAAATAATAGATTTCATGAAAAAATCTTAGAAGCAAAAGTATATCACGCTAGTACTGATGGACAAGTATTTTCCTTGCCAAAACAACACAGGACATGCATATATGCATCCATACAATGTTCCTTTTTTTTATTGGAAAACATGACAAATTAGACTCGAAACACAACTTCAACTTAAATGACCACACAAAACTTGAATTATAAAAACATTCAGCCATAGGTTATACAAAAAGGAACCACATTCAAATACATTTACTCCAGATTATGAACACTGGTCAGGCAGATTTCCCATATGTTGGTGGTGTTTCACCAGAAATCAAATGAGCTACCATACAATTGTTAATTAGTCCTCAATATGACAATCAGATTACCCTATGCTTCATAAATGGCAAGGCTGTTACATGTTACGACACAAACAGCTAGTTTAAAATATAAACTTACAAAAACGGCAAACACCAAAAGCAATCAAGTTTTGACAGGATAACAACCGAGATAGGCTAACATTGAAGAATAATTCTAAAATGGACAAGTGCTAGTTTCAACATACAAATGGATCAGTTAAATCCAAGTCACGGACATGATGCACATCCCAAACACCACGGGCACATTTATCAGTTGTAAAATGAAACCGAGCACCTCGTGAAGCCTTGTTTTCTAGCTGAAGCTTCCTACGTTGTTCTGCCAAGAATTGTTCATTATAATCCCTGGCTCCGATCTGAAGTGTCATTAACTCCAGCACTGTAGCGTTCAGTACAAAGAATGAAGCAAATTCGATGTCAGACTTAATACCCTCATAACATTCAAGTACTATTGTCTTTAGACGGATGTTAGGACATTTGGTAAGATTCCGGTGTCTGCGACCGCGCACATTTTTTTCCTTCTTTGACTCTGACTGAAAAAGAAAATGGACAAATGGAAACCAACCACTTCAGTTCAGTAAGTAGATCAAATGAGCATTTGAAGGCAATGAATTTTAAAGGAAGAATTTTCACCTCAATATATATCTTCTCCAAGCATGGAAAGCATCGCATCAACTCGATAATTGTATCCAAACTAAGAATCTTCATATTGACAGCTAAATTCTTCACTGTGTGCACCACCGTTGTCAGTCTATCAACACGCAAGCCCTTCATCAAGCATCATAGGCAAAATTAGGCCAACGACAAGTGCACATGGTTTTATTTTTCCTGCATACAGAGATGAAACTGAGAAGCCTCGTGAAGGCAACAAGAAGGATGGCCAAAGGTACCTGAATAACCATAGTCAAAATCAAGATGGAGCAACCTTTGAAGGCAAGGTGCATTCTCGACAATGAGTTCCTTTAACTGGTCATTGCCTTTCCGATAGTTCTTGACAGCAAAGCTTCTAAGGGTAAGGGAGTTGATCCTGAGGCAGCGAAAGCCGAATCCATGGCTAATCAGCAAGTACTCCAAAGCAGGGCAACTGGCAATCAAGCTGTGCAGCGAGCACTCCGAGATGCTGACAAGTTCAAGTCCGAGCTGCTTAAGCAGGGGGAAGTGAAGCCCTTGGACTATGCTGTCCGGAAGGTTGAAGTTTCCGATGGTGGCAACACAGAGCGTGGCCGAGAAGCGGAACATGGACGATGGTGGGGGATGCTGCAGCGGCTGCGGTCGATAGTATGGCTTGAACCAGAACTCAAGCTCCTGGAGGTTGTCCAGAGCGGGGGTTCGGAGCCATTTGTCCACCGTAGAAGCTCGGTCGCCGAGGAAGCACGAGGGGACGCAGAAGCGGCGGCAGGGGGGCGGATGCGATGAAACCGTACGCGAGACGATGCCAGCGAGTACCTCGTTATCGGCGGGGAGGCCTTCGCAGTCGATGCTAAGAGGCGCAGAGCTCCAGATGTGGCGCCACCGGGGCGCGAGGATCTGGGTGCGGGCGCCTTGGTTGGTGGGGAGGCGGGACACGATCTCGCCGAGGATGGCGTCGGGGAGGTTGCTGATGCGGTCGGAGCTTTCTTCATCCTCACCCACTCCGGGCGGCGGTTGTTGGTTGTGGGCGGAGGGGGGTGGTCTGTGGCCGGGGGCTTCCAAAGCCTCCCGGGACGGCAGCACCTCTTGGATCTTGGACGCCGTAAATTTCGTCCTCTTCGGAATAGGACCGCGCGCTTCCATGTCTGGCCGGCGGCCGGACTAGGGCACAGGACGGTGGAGCGCCGCCGCACTCGTGGTCTCAACCTCTCGGTTTgagtttcttttttcctttccctGCCGGAGGAAGGAAGGAGGGCAGAGCGGTGGGCCGGGCCTTCTGCTTATGTTGCTTGCGCTGACTGAGGTTTCCAGCTTGACGAGTTAAAGATTGCCTAACAAAAAAAAAAAAGCTTGACGAGCTAAGAGGAATTCCCCCCTCaaaaaacaacacacaaaaaaactCTCCTGAAAACTTCTAGTAAAATTCATTTTACAGGATGGCCGTATAATTTACAGGAAGTTTTTTTACCACTTTTCTCAGTTCTCATAAACATCTCCCCGTAAAAactttattgtttttattttctATTAAAAAGCGTAGGGCCCGCAAGTCATTGACAGGAGCACGACGACGAGCGTGTGGCGACGAGCGGCAGCGGTGTGTAACGGCGCGTCACGGCGAGCACGATGGGGCCGGGCAATGCAGTATGGCGGCGAGTGTGGGAGCGGCGATCCGGTGCAACGCAATGTGAAGTTTTGGGCGGTTATCCGCCCACCAAAATTATACGGGAGGTTCCAAAATTAAGTTGGCACGCTAAAACTCCTTGCACTTTCACGTCGGACTGATAACTCATAAGTATAGggaataattgtagcctctttcgataagtaagagtgtcgaacccaacgaggagctaaaggtagaacaaatattctctcaagtcctatttgccactgatacgactctacgcacgcttggtgttcgccttacctagaacaagtatgaaactagaagtactttgtaggtgtgataggatagtttgcaagataataaagagcatgtaaatataaactaggggctgtttaaataaagaagcaataaagtaaatatagcgagtgtggaaaagtggtggtaggagttgtgaaattgtccctaagcaattgactacgttactaaaccgatagcaagttttatgtgggagaggcataagctagcatattttctcttcttagatcatatgcacttatgattggaactctagtaagcatccgcaactactaaagatcattaaggtaaaacccaaccatagcattaaagcatcaagtcccctttatcccatacgccacaacccccttactcgggtttatgcttctgtcactcaagcaacacactataagcgaatcatgaacatattgcaacaccctacagcgggaatccctcacgcttgtgcgacacggagggcaaaataggacagcaacataaccacaagcaaattaaatcaatcatagcaattcatcaatcaccgataggacaacgaaaatctactcagacatcataggatggcaacacatcattggataataatatgaagcataaagcaccatgtttaagtagaatgtacaacgggttgcgggagagtggactgatgaatatagatgagggaaggtgatggagatattgttgaagatggcggtggtgttggtgaagatcggtgatgatgatggcccccgacagcgctccggcgccaccggaagcaagggggagagagcccccttcttcttcttcttccttgaccttctccctagatgggagaagggtttcccctctggtccttggatcccattgttggtgtcaaaaccggtggatctcgagtagggggtcccgaactgtgcgtctaaggctaatggtaataggaggcaagggacacgatgttttacccaggttcgggccctctcgatggaggtaataccctacttccagctcgattgatcttgatgatatgagtattacaagagttgatctaccatgagatcgtagaggctaaaccctaggagctagcctatgattctgattgttcttgtcctatggactaaaccctccattttatatagacaccggaggaggctagggttacatagagtcgattacagagaaggagatctaacatccgaatcgccaagcttgccttccacgcaaaggatagtcccatccggacatgggacgaagtcttgaatcttgtatcttcatagtccaacagtccggccaaagtatatagtctggctgtccggatacccccttatccaggactccctcagtagaccctgaaccaggcttcaatgacgatgagtccggcgcgcagattgtcttcggcattgcaaggtgggttcttcttcgAATCCAAAGTACCTGTTGTAGCAAACAGTGACCGGCCTCCCATCAAtggtgtactcctcggcttctgtggttcattaatgaccatctccacgtgtcgagcgaatacgaggagccaaagcatttttacatttgccaccctgatccTGTATGCGAacagtctatttgaagagacggggatcctcagatccaaatctcaccttCTTCCCTCAAGCAAGCATTCAACAAAGCGCATCCggaaaaaccatcccatcatggccgatcgccgcagctcctcttctcgctcccttagctctaagctaggtgattgggaaaagtgttctgtcctccacagccgtttagtagagttgcagacccaagggtttcttccacctgcgtacatggtccccgttcgagccggactagccacctataatggcggggcgcaagcggagagatctcctaacccatctcaaggggagcgggtatgcctcatcccatatttgctaagaggcgtcgggtttccagtccacccattcctctgcgggctcctggagttctactacctccagctgcataactttacccccGCCTCCGTGCTGCACATCGCGGGATATGTTGCCCTCtgtgagttattcctgggctgcgaggctcacttcgaattatggaagaggctattctgcctcgtccctcgtaatcagggggattcatatatcaagtgggcggagccgaaatatggcgcgtcgcccagaccggatacctgtccggcactccaaagaaggcatccgaagactggccctcagagtggttttatgtagatgacgttccccttccggacccaatccggacgggccttcctgagtttaataacgctccgctgaagaaatgccaaagctggcgccctcggagcccccaggtggaagatgacagagaagtccacttcctgatgggcaggataaagacactggcccaatcaggactgacaataatcgaagttatatcaatatgcataatgcagggggtgcaaccacttcaatatcgggggaagcccatgtggtacttcaatggggaagacgatgccacccgctgcggtcataAAGGTCCTGACTCCGCCATTGCTCTGGCGAGAATATTGTCCGACTTATAtacaggagaagaagaggagttcctccgtattaagccacgggatggattttccatgtacaactccccaagctgggtaagccatTACTCTTTACTCAACTCTATCCATTCTTCCATCCTTCATCGCAATCATTTACTCTGTTGTTTCTAAGCAGGAACTGAGGAAGgtcgtgaaagagttcaacagcccctctccgcagccagaTGATCCTggtcgggccctcgaccccggacttgaagaagatcaggatatatctgtggagcttgtcgatgggacattttatcaggcaagctgcgacggcaccttggtggccatt
Above is a window of Triticum dicoccoides isolate Atlit2015 ecotype Zavitan chromosome 5B, WEW_v2.0, whole genome shotgun sequence DNA encoding:
- the LOC119307608 gene encoding F-box/LRR-repeat protein At2g29930-like isoform X2, whose product is MEARGPIPKRTKFTASKIQEVLPSREALEAPGHRPPPSAHNQQPPPGVGEDEESSDRISNLPDAILGEIVSRLPTNQGARTQILAPRWRHIWSSAPLSIDCEGLPADNEVLAGIVSRTVSSHPPPCRRFCVPSCFLGDRASTVDKWLRTPALDNLQELEFWFKPYYRPQPLQHPPPSSMFRFSATLCVATIGNFNLPDSIVQGLHFPLLKQLGLELVSISECSLHSLIASCPALEYLLISHGFGFRCLRINSLTLRSFAVKNYRKGNDQLKELIVENAPCLQRLLHLDFDYGYSGLAC
- the LOC119307608 gene encoding F-box/LRR-repeat protein At2g29930-like isoform X1, which codes for MEARGPIPKRTKFTASKIQEVLPSREALEAPGHRPPPSAHNQQPPPGVGEDEESSDRISNLPDAILGEIVSRLPTNQGARTQILAPRWRHIWSSAPLSIDCEGLPADNEVLAGIVSRTVSSHPPPCRRFCVPSCFLGDRASTVDKWLRTPALDNLQELEFWFKPYYRPQPLQHPPPSSMFRFSATLCVATIGNFNLPDSIVQGLHFPLLKQLGLELVSISECSLHSLIASCPALEYLLISHGFGFRCLRINSLTLRSFAVKNYRKGNDQLKELIVENAPCLQRKNKTMCTCRWPNFAYDA